In the Candidatus Eisenbacteria bacterium genome, CTTCGATGATCGCGAGGCGCATCAGGTGATGGTGCCCCGGACCGACATGGTGGTGCTCTCAGTCGAGAGCGAGGTGGAGGAGAACCTGAAGGTGGCCGAGAAGTGCGGCTACACGCGCTTTCCTCTCGTCGAGGGGAGCGTGGATCGCGTGATCGGTTTCGCGCACGTCAAGGATCTTTACCGGGCGGTCCGCGTTTCCGATCAACCGGTGAATCTCCGCAATCTGCGGAGGGACATCCTCTTTTTCCCGGAACACACGCCCCTCGGCACGATTCTGAAGGAGTTTCAGCAGAAGAAAGTGCACCTGGGAATCGTCTTGGACGAGTATGGCGGGACCCTGGGTATGCTCACCCTTGAAGACGTAATCGAGGAGTTGGTCGGCGAGATACAGGACGAATTCGACCGGGAAACTCCATCGGTGCAACGGGTCGGGCGCGACGAATTTCTTCTCGATGGAGGGTGCGGCACGGAAGAGTGCCGCGAGCAGACCGGCGTGATCATGCCCGATACCGGCGCCGACACGGTCGCCGGCGTTTTGCTGGATACGGTGGGCGATCTCCCCGAAGAGGGAACGCGGGTGGCAATCTTGGGCGCCGAGATGATTGTGGAGCTGGTGGAGGATCAGCGGATCAAGCGCGTGAGGATGATTCGCAAAACGGTCCAGGAGGGAGAGCTCTCCCCCCGTTCGGGCGGGTGAAACCCCAATCTCTCCCCGGGA is a window encoding:
- a CDS encoding HlyC/CorC family transporter; the protein is MEDPLSKILVVFLLVFLNAFFVAAEFAIVKAPVAWFERRAKEGGRRARWALRVSRHLDTYLSACQLGITLASLALGWVGEPFVARLLDPVIRGVGIHSETILHSLSFVIAFSTITFLHIVIGEQAPKSFAIRRAFGVALNIALPLRIFFVLFYPFIRLLNGASLLTLRLIGIRTTDPYEFYLTEADIRAHFTRSAANGEMTEQQSRMLERVLDFDDREAHQVMVPRTDMVVLSVESEVEENLKVAEKCGYTRFPLVEGSVDRVIGFAHVKDLYRAVRVSDQPVNLRNLRRDILFFPEHTPLGTILKEFQQKKVHLGIVLDEYGGTLGMLTLEDVIEELVGEIQDEFDRETPSVQRVGRDEFLLDGGCGTEECREQTGVIMPDTGADTVAGVLLDTVGDLPEEGTRVAILGAEMIVELVEDQRIKRVRMIRKTVQEGELSPRSGG